In a genomic window of Williamwhitmania taraxaci:
- a CDS encoding DUF2795 domain-containing protein, which produces MYWTLELASKLEDAPWPATKEELIDYAVRSGAPMEVIENLEEVEDEGEIYESIEDIWPDYPSKDDFFFNEEEY; this is translated from the coding sequence ATGTATTGGACACTAGAATTGGCATCAAAGCTTGAAGATGCTCCTTGGCCTGCAACAAAGGAGGAGCTTATTGACTATGCAGTTCGTTCTGGAGCACCTATGGAGGTCATTGAAAACCTCGAAGAAGTTGAGGATGAGGGTGAGATATACGAAAGCATCGAAGACATTTGGCCGGATTACCCCAGCAAAGATGACTTTTTCTTCAACGAAGAAGAGTATTAA